ctattcaagaaggtggcggacaatgacgcatgggcatcatcggggcgcctgcaaccactccaagccgtgggcgccgcgaagagtgtattacaagtggaacgcgaagaagtgctagaagggaagatcgactcgctcatgagaaggttggagaagatggaagtggaaaagagagaagcccaagctatcgatttgaaggcggccgaagcaaggtctacacgtgaagaatgtggagagtacggccatgtgcaaaagaattgcccggaggaagccaagatgctcgattacatgaagaagggagaatggattccgccgaccaatttccgctacgggcaaggtagaccccaatttaatgcaagctcttccattcaaaactcggtgcctcttcgtatacaattgaaggagtttatggaggagcaaggcaagatcaacaaggacaccgtcaccaagttcaaggctatggacaagatcttggagaacattgatggcaaggtgacggaggtcgggagctctaatcttcaagtactcaacatgatgaagatgctagaaacacaagtagcccagctcgccggacgcctatctagcaacgaaggaaaattgcccgggcaacctcaaagtccggagacggctaaggcaattcaaactcgctcgggaatggagaccgaagaacccgaacatgcagcgggagcaaggaagcctaagccaagagttgaagtggagaccatcatcaaggagaaggcacctactcctatgccagagatagtcaccgaagagccggagtttgagctagatgatatagacatcaagattctaccgccaaggccacgataccgcaaaggtaaacacgaagatgagcaattcaacaaatttgttgagatggtacgcaggttgagcatcaatatgccgctcttggacacTCTAccagttccgacgtattctcgctacttcaaagacatcatgggaaacaagcgcgagataccgccaagcactgtcaagctaactgaGGAATGCagtgcggcaatcgctaatgaagctccagaaaagaagagggaccccggatgtcctaccatcccgtgttccattggatctcttatgttcgaaagaacactttgtgatctcggtgcaagtgtgagcgtcatgccaaagaatgtgttcgagaagctatgcttaccggagctggagcccaccgccatgtgcctagagttagcggacaattccgttcgctatcctttgggaatcgccgaagacgtgcccgtgaagattggagaacacttaatccccgttgactttgtgattctcgatatgggagaagggagcaaggcgcctctcatacttgggaggcctttcctcaagaccgcaagggcaaacatcgacgttagcaagggggagataaagttcgacatcaatggcaccacaagcgaattcaagtttcgtccacgcctcgaggtatgcaacatgatcaatgttaaatatgttccgcctcaccaccgtgtcacagaggagaagccaaagaaagaagaggagccgaacaagaaggaagcgaagaaggagatagaagtcgtcgcgtccatcgcgacaaagaagatcgttgcacccatcaagaagaaagctaaaagcccgcctgtgaagaccaaaaagacgactaacgtagaagacaaacccgcaccaaggattgtgcggaagtgggtacccaagactgcagcgccatcatcgagcgttggtccgaagtgaagaagaagaaagtttAGCTAtggactataaacgaagcgctttgcgggaggcaacccgttcgtcgagtcaagaataaagctgccgggagttcaacccgttcgtcgagtcaagaataaagctgccgggagttcaacctgttcgtcgagtcaagaataagctgccgggaggacaacccgtgaaaagtttaggtaagtgagtcgagaattttgctacgcaaggacatgatatacttttgaacaattggtcgttcggtcgaacaattcaatttggattttattcgctcggtcattccaatgttatttcttattttaaaccaatgacatgagccatcctaaggtttatttgcctcttcttgagaaagccacatccaaaattccatacctatttttggcgaccgtcctctccatgacgggcggaccaagttgagttaaaacacacgagtagagccgcgctatgttacttaaattcttgatgcgtaggttcacacaaacatagagagaattttcagtttcattaccataggactagaattttcctaaccttaattattctctttttcaaaattctctctctcactattgcaaaaattagaacctaaacccaagacccacggttgaattcgagattgttcgctatcgattcatgaaagtgaacggttccggtgcaaccaaaattaacgtagtcgggaaatatttttcgacttacaaatgtaaagatatttcaattcccctctaattattcatttaaactcattgcatgctttgagtcaattctgaaatttcgaagttagaggaggattaaacatctaagcatcatTTGGAAAGAGTTTATGTgtttgattaacatccattgatcaaagtgagttcacgggaaagagttgcgctctctacctaccaccacatgcaaatgattCAAAGGAGGGgacagccatgcatgggaaggacaagtgattttcagcaaagatggcaccatgtgatgaatgattaagcatgggacaaggtgaatgacacaaagtggagaaataatgttgcaagtggacatcaaaggcaaagaaggagtggttcacatgatttgggcggtgcaaagcatacaagatatattggacagaagcaaataattgcaccaggaatccaccagagaaaattgaagtggagaagagggaaaaacaccctaggccggccggccccaaggccctagggcggccggcctggtccctatttatgccctctggtgctcccctttggcaggtatgctcctcactcatttccttgcttatgttcttcaagttctttgcccagaaacatcagttagagccctgaaaaattcgtccaccaaaatctactccaaaaatctcagaaaattcaccacaattcctagtttgttccactcttcgatatattgttctcccgccggcaagaaacccccggtgtgtttgtttttgagtgtgtgcagcaaggagtcaccatgagtggcctcatgaagttcatcgccgggaggagaaggacacgTTCATCAACACCcaacgcatcggcaagttcttcgcggaggcactcggtctccgagtctccgcggagcatggaggaagacaaccccgcaccgaggagcgacatgctgctccttggtgggatgagagacccgagaagctcctccatgagattcaccgatggaatgccacctcctccactgcgttcgacaaggtcatccgcaccaccaccatacaagcccaagaattcagaatatgggtttattatcttgtcgaaggaagaagaagaaagtctcaAGTTCATGAAAggaagactacgagcaaattatgattttgatgatgaagcattggtgaagctgggatttcatcatgacatctatgagctattggagaacatcggttggaagttattttccgatggtgtcacggttgatatgcaagaagaagtggctcttgagatgttcatgacattagaaaaatcaacagaaatggtggatggtgaagaagtttcatgtctgaaatttaggctcaagaatgaagagaaagtaatcacctatggtgaaataggaagcttgctcggattcaaaaataatgcatatgaaatggtgcaagttgaagatggagagcttgatgaattttggacaaaaatagcaaaagatgtcaaccgccaaagaaagaatataagtaatgttaccctccaaatattccactcttggttgagcaaaagaattctcgggaggatgagagaatcaaaggtcaccgaccaggAATTaagttggatgtatgctgcattggtgaagaagcaagtaattgatcccaccaacatcatggttgaaaggtggctttgtgaagcatcatccggtacgggagaagttggttcgggatgttatctcacaatgatagcccgagcaatgaatccgaggttacgagtgatccaaaaatttaatgtcccgggaagagatattgggattgatcatttgaggcaaggccattatatcggaggagatgaaaaaaagggatttactatttctgagatggatatttccctccccgatcaaaggctgaaattatttgcaagagggaggactgattggcgagttgaaaatattggaaaaaaggtgaagaaatcaaaaagaggaaggttatttgaagggacatcggcatcggcacatcaagaagacttggaagtaaatctTCCAtcgccaagttctgcttattggagaaatgaatttcaaggtgcatcaagtggacagggatacccgcaagtatggacgagtcaatgggaagaaagccaagaacaagcatggggcaCGCTGCagcggcacccccaccatttagcaactacggatgcccaccctcgtcatatcaaggagagatgcccgacccgtcatttggagcacaatattttgacctccctcaaccagaacaaggaatgagaattatgggtgcttatgcgagaagaaatatggaagatatagatgccatccggagacatacaacccaactagaagatggaactgcaggaattgcatatcaaatgggacttctaggtctggcgccaccggaacaatttaatggaggaacatttcagcagtattatgatcaaggatacaatgcaagagccaatcaaggagattgatcgacggcatgaccatgaacaaaatgctcgcacgtgtggtttggattttctatttcttttcattcattttcagcatgtgtgcaagcttgtgtgtgcgtagcaattttctgttttatttatttcagcatgtgtgcaatttgttttcttttgtcttcatcaccatgataaataaatgcatcacccacgctttaatgttatggttagtaatgatgatagaaagtttgtgccatattaaaatatgatgattgttgccgctttgtctactttcttgtgcttggtctatgcatgattaaactaatgctctctttaACATGatttgaaaattaattaaatgccggctaattcaattgtggaggttatgataaattaggacccatatcttttactcttgctctcttacttaagcttgtcaaggaaaatttaatttggatttaattttgagctaaccttgtcaatgataccttttgcatttgctctacccttctacaagcttaaatgatatatcataacaaaccatagagcaagaattattttcaagtgaattaattcaggatttatcttctttggtacgagactaagaagttgatcattccgtatttttgcgtacctatcttttgctagccattctatccattcattgtgagtttctataccgggaacatcgcaaacctcgctggatatccacccttaaccaaaaacatctttttgtgaaacacctccttgaccacaacctatatattgagtatatatatttatttcgacggcaaaacagtggaatcaagagcaaaattcagtaaaacataagcttgggaagcatcaaagagttcgcagaagaaaaatccgaagaagtggaggcctacaggcagtaggccggccggctcaacacccctaggccggccggcttgccccttttcctcctttgttggcttcaatctttcacgaggagatgctccgttgaattccaaagttatgtccagagaattgatagaagttttgtgcactcactccatcaagttatcatcacttcattgtttgaggacaagcaaacgttcaagcatggggggaggtggagtaagtgcattgtgttgccagtggttctgaggagcaaaaagaaagaaataaaaaaaaagaggaagagagaaaagaaaaaaataaataatgatgaaaagctcctcagtcccgtttgcttcattaaactccaggtactttgaagattattctatactcaattattccaaccatgtgcaatccgataacaaggacttcagtcgtgccttgggatcaaccgttgccatttgcacatgtccaccatctaaagtgtgtgttccattctctccctctccacaaagaaattattttccaatggtctttttgacgagtcttggtaaatccataagaagtatttcttgttttgataatatcttgattataatatcttttgttaggactaacctttccagagctccagataaagcctcacacatacatatgagagaaaaaaaagagagagttccagcaagtttgagagacaagatgagctgagagtttccatgagcaaattgcaatgaggtttgaattattgatcttggtttagcattacttatggaacttactttcttactcctgagacttgtttaattttgagagcatgtgcttaataattgtggggaagcatttaacttgtatctaccttccacattgaaaaagctaggtacaacttgaactaataaatacaaaatattttttgggagcattgtgttttctcgtgtatgatcaagtgcagggattggacactgaaaggcagtgCTGATTtctatcaaagacttactcgaggacgagcaaggtttaagcatggggggaatgttggcgctccttaagtatccattttatcccctatttaactttgataatggcatgaatttaatatcaaaatcactaaccatcctaacctcggcccaattattggtcattttcacgttcgcacatatattttggaggtacttcgtttttgcaggtttttgaccaattttggagcatgaaatggcgaggcccacgatcacgcgatgacacgaagaatgacgaaggccaaagcccgaacaaaggatcgaaggccatgatgattagaggcccattcatgcacatccaccctccaatgaagcccaaaagacaaagcccacaagataagattgagatgcttcggggctaagcaaagcaaagagatatttaaggaaggattttccatcctatccttcttctcgaagaaatctcgaagataatgacgtctaaaggggtgcaatcgtgaaagacataaattctagaagattccaggagacttggggagaaagttgagcaccagccggcgaaggaaagacccaggctggccggcctacgctcattaggccggccggcccagcctgtttttaggtcggttcgacctcccctttgaccgagtgttccctgaggctatttaaagaccccttccCAAGGTTCACAAGGAgtgcaattcgggagacgacgccaaggagcagagaagatagagggacacctctcggagagccgagggtcatgctagttgtctagggtttgccctagccgacgtgggaaccttgcaaggaagaccacgtcggagttctggagctaggatcatcaagatcaaggtagggccccggttgtgatcttgtgatgtactatcattcatggtgaagttatttgtgtttccgaatgcttagcgaccatgttctcctctttcgatttcgttcttttctttgggttcgcttcatcttagatctattatcgagatagatcacttagcatgatcttgtagtaatggtggctagaggttcatggcggaactaccaaagtgagttcgacttgcttcagggtatcccgttgaaaaggggggcgtcgtgacaggccgtctccactgAGTAgtttgggtatcgagggatcggattggagattttgggtttaaagatgcttttcattgagattcacatctatcttacttcagtttatctagctggaactacaacatatgcatgatctaggtgatctagattggttatctctaactttctcttgctaccttcggtgtttgtcgtgtttttagtagattagattcgttttcaccatctcacataaaggaatctctatgctagtagattgtttcttgtatctttggttccgtggattgataaaccttgggggaatactcgagggaaaagctacacgaaaccgtgcgcttgcggtatataaatcagGGGCGCTAAAGAGCGTCAACAGCGTCCGCTGCAGCGTCCCTCGCCGCGCGCACTTCTTCCTCGGCAGCGCCCTGGGCAACCTCGACAGCCTGCAGGCTGTCCCGCAGGTGCTCGATTTTGGCCACAGTGAACGAAAAGCGACCGCGCGCCAGGTCGCACTCCCGCTGCAGAGCCACTATGTCCGGGTTGACTTCCCCAGAAtcggactccgaggaggcggcggacgcAGCAGGTGAACCCGGCATGAGCAAGCCTGGAGCGGGTAGGCCCGGTGCTTCAGCGGGTGCGACCGACGGTGCAGCAACGACCGGCGCCGgtggcgcgacggaggacgaaGCCGAgccgccggcagcagcagcagacgctCCGATGTCACCCCTCGCCGGAGGCCCGCCGGACAAAGAGGACTCGGAGACTCCAGGGCCGCCCGATGGCCCATCGCCGCCACGCCCGGCGATCCACGCTCCGGGACCCGACGACGGCACCCTATCACCATGCAGGTATCACTACGAATGCAGCAAGATAAAATGCAGGGATGGAAGAATGAGGACAACGCCGAAAGATACCTCCCCCGGAAGTACTCGTGGCACACCCGCGGTAGACCATGCGGCTCGGCGCTGGACTCCTCATCGCGGGGTCGCTTTCCGTCGGCCATCGGAGGAAGATTGACGGCGACGACAAAAATGGTTAGcgctcttccttcttctccatCCCCCTGCGCCTTCGCCTTTTCCCCTCTCTGTGTCCTCTCTCCAAGAACTGGCAGGCAACAACGACAATGGAGACGAGGCGATGGGAGGCAGAGGGTTAAATAGGCAATCATCGTCATCACTCTGCAGCATTTCCAGAGCGAAGCGATGCTTCGAGACACGAGCCGCCACAAACGGACCTCTCCGCGGCAACCGGCGCGATGCATCGGCTCCACGGGTGCGTACTCTACAGTTTCAATTAAATCCCCGTCGTCTATTCGTTTCTGAATGCAGGGAAGATGGCGAACCGTTTCCATGCCTCAAACAAATTGCAACCGCACGAGTCGATCTCAAGGTTCGAAGGCCAGTCCGCCATGGGCTCTGTGCCGCCTTGACTCAAAGAGCTAGAGAAGAAAAATCAAGACGAGCGCCAAGCGGCCCATGCCCGACGTACCCTGGCAGCACTCGGGTCGTCTCAAATTTTCTTGTCCAATCCGGCCTCTAGCATTCCATGGAATCCCCTCCAAGGGGGAGGCCAACTAGACCCCCTGATCTGGCTGACGGCTCGGGTATCTAACTGGGATGCGGGTTGTAGAgcagtggagtgctcccaatgGGGCTCCGTCGACCCGGTCATCCGCAACAGGGTCGGACTTCACTCGGATTGTCCTTAATTGGGCGTACCCATTATCGAGCTCAACGAACTCGCCATTCCGGGCCATCTAGGTCAAGTGGTAGGGGTCACCTCCTCCGATCGCCGACGGTCGCAGTGGAGTCAATCATCGTTGAGGCACAAAAACGAAAACACAATGCGGAGAAATGAACAAACAAAAACGCCCCAGGGCCAACTTTATTTCATCAAATATCTCCTTACAACAATCTGCTCAAAGCCACTACATCAAACGAAAAATGGTTGTCCTCGACTTGGGGAAACAACGGatacaatggatcaaatccaTTTACTCCCACTAAGGGAGCAACAAAAAGGGGCTAAGGCAACGGCTGCTACCTGGCAAGCTGGAGGACATGGCCAAAGAACGTCGCAAGACTTCTTGTAgcacctcgcaagccttcttctagcatcAGCCGTGCCGAAAAACCCCTGGCGGAGGTAGAGGCAGACGATGCCGACGAGGGGAGTTTAATGGGGCTGAGGTTAGCCCAAAACTCCCCGCCGGCGCCTACTCCTGGATATCTTCCTCATGCGCTGGAAAATGGGCCATGATCTCCTTCCATTGGCCACGGCGTCTTCCAGTCGCACAACTCTAACCACCCGCCTCTGGAGGAAGATGCGGAGACCCATCCTGGCTGCATGACTACCCTGCCTGATGAGAGAGGAGCCCGTGACCGTCCCCCGCTACCACGATGCACAGCATTGAGCTGTGCAGCCTTCCAACCATAGTTGGAAGATGAGGCAGCGGATCTGCGGCTCTGCGTTGATGACGCGTGAGATGCCCACCCGAGACCTCGGGGTAGCGGCAACCGCAAGAAGTACGCAGAGCAGAATGGCGACCCCCGCGGCAGGGAAGGACCACACCGCCACCAAGTCTCCGAGCCGGTGCCGAGAGGAGTCCAAGGAGGCCACCAGAAGCTGGGAGCCCCCCTTGCCGATTGGCAAGGGAGCAGGCAGACCAGTGGCCTGGCTTGCCTAACTCCAGCAGCAAGCCCTCGAACTCCTAGACGTCGGGCGGCGGTAGGCGGGATGAACTCGTTGGTGAGTTCATGCCTGAGGAAGATCCCCCGCcattcgcaagcattcttctagcaccagaaAATCGAGCCATGCCCTCTCTCATCTGGAGGATGGGTGTGGGGTGTGAGGAAGAGAACTATTAGAGGGATTTCCATGATTCATCTACTTGTGTGGAACCATGTATCCGCATTGACATTATTTATAGGAAAACATGGGCGCTAACGGCCAAGCGATCAGTGGGCCGGCCAAAACGGGGCACACCAAAAGCCTTCACCTAACCGAACCCCCTCTTAAATGCCGGCGGAACGGTGCCGGCACGCCCAGCAACTATCGCGCCACTCGGGGCACGATCGCTGCACGACCCACCAATGGGAGGCGACCCCGAGTGGGGGAAAACGAGGCGTCCGCGGTACAGCGATAAGACGCGACGACCGGCCTCGAGATTCCACGACCCATCAGCCGGCCATCAAGACGGGCCTGACCCCGTCACGTCATCGCTGGTGCATGCCGAAAGCGGAGGGTGCGGGCAGTTGGATGGGATGCCCTGGTTAGGGGTCATCAAAGCCAAGACCAGCGGCTCCACGATTACTTCAAAAATCGCAGAGCCGCTCGGGGGCCTCTGACGGGGGAGTAAACCCGGGACCCTTGACAAGCCTGACTCATGTAAAGGGAGGCCCAGCAGACCTACTGGGCCGAGAACGGGAAGGCCCGCTAACCAGTGCAGGAGCTGCCTTCGCCTCTAAGCCAACGAGGGCATGAGCCCAacctcccgggacacgtggcggcaccccGACCTAGCGCCCAGGGTCAGAGCCTCGTCGATGACCCAGGACGTGCGCTCCAAGAATGTCGCGCCCTCTGACAGGCGTGCCAGCCAAGATAGACCCCGCGCAGGCCCCAAGACGCCGGCTCTCCTTATCCTGTGGCAAGGGCTAAACCAACGAGACTCCCTGACAACGGGACAACGCCGCTCGCGCAGGCCCCTTGACACAATGGGAGGGGCGTCCGCAGACGCTGCCTCCCCTCGCCGTAATGATGGCTGCCTCTGTGCACCGCCTCATTACGCCAGCGAGCGTGACCGGACGCCCCCGGCCAGGCCTCGGTAAGACACCCCTCACCGGGCGCATCGTCCGGTGACAAAGCTACGTAAGATAGCCCCGCGGGTAAGGAACACAGGCTCCAGCGGACAAGACCGGAGGAGACCCCCGAGCGACCGTCCGAGTGGTCACGCCGCCCCGACTGAGCTAGGATGGGACAGCACCGGGGGAACGCGCCACCCAAGGATATCGCCAAGATCATCCCTTGCACcagaagatcgccaggatcaagcttgcccactcccgaccgaccgaGTGGGCCCCAACGACTGACAAGGATGAGTTGCACCCCGACGGTGCCACAACATAGCGCTAGATATCTGTAAATGGGGGTCttaccttggactataaaagggaaagccccccacataggaaagggttggactctcACGGGTTCGACACTGCTTGACCAGCAAAGCCCCCCAcataggaaagggttggactctcacgggttcgacactgcttgaccagcttgtaagctcccctctacactttgagcacctgggctcgagagcaatagagcaagaacaccacccccatactggacgtagggcattttcggcccgaaccagtctaaattctcgagtctttgcgtgctagaccatatctgatcaagcgcacaaccaacgagcaatcgagtagtttagtagtcgcccatttcccgtAGCGACAACTTGATTGTAGAAAGTAATGACAGAACAACATGCTCACTTGTCAAAACAG
The genomic region above belongs to Panicum virgatum strain AP13 chromosome 8N, P.virgatum_v5, whole genome shotgun sequence and contains:
- the LOC120685013 gene encoding dihydrolipoyllysine-residue acetyltransferase component of pyruvate dehydrogenase complex-like, whose amino-acid sequence is MADGKRPRDEESSAEPHGLPRVCHEYFRGRVPSSGPGAWIAGRGGDGPSGGPGVSESSLSGGPPARGDIGASAAAAGGSASSSVAPPAPVVAAPSVAPAEAPGLPAPGLLMPGSPAASAASSESDSGEVNPDIVALQRECDLARGRFSFTVAKIEHLRDSLQAVEVAQGAAEEEVRAARDAAADAVDAL